In Streptomyces pluripotens, the genomic window CGTCGGCTGCGGAGCCGGGTTTTGGAAGAAGTCGTTGCCCTTGTCGTCCACCACGATGAACGCCGGGAAGTCCTCGACCTCGATCTTCCAGATGGCTTCCATGCCCAGTTCCTCGTACTCCAGGACCTCGACCTTCTTGATGCAGTCCTGGGCGAGACGGGCCGCCGGCCCACCGATCGAACCGAGGTAGAAGCCGCCGTGCGCGTGGCACGCGTCGGTGACCTGCTTGCTGCGGTTGCCCTTGGCGAGCATCACCTTCGAGCCGCCCGCGGCCTGGAACTGCGCTACGTACGAGTCCATGCGGCCGGCCGTCGTCGGGCCGAAGGAACCGGAGGCGTATCCCTCGGGGGTCTTCGCCGGCCCGGCGTAGTACACCGGGTGGTCCTTCAGGTACTGAGGCATCTCCTCGCCCGCGTCCAACCGCTCCTTGATCTTGGCATGGGCGATGTCCCGGGCCACGACCAGTGGACCGGTCAGCGAGAGCCGGGTCTTGACCGGGTACTTGGTCAACTCGGCGAGGACCGTCTCCATCGGTTGGTTCAGGTCGATCCGGACGACGTCGGAGGACTCGTCGAGGTGCTCGTCCGTGGTCTCCGGCAGGAAGCGCGCCGGGTCCTTCTCCAACTGCTCCAGGAAGACGCCCTCGGGAGTGATCTTCGCCAGTGCCTGGCGGTCGGCCGAGCAGGAGACGGCGATGGCGACCGGACAGGACGCACCGTGCCGGGGAAGACGGACCACGCGGACGTCGTGGCAGAAGTACTTGCCGCCGAACTGCGCGCCGATGCCGATCTTCTGGGTCAGCTCGAAGACCTTCTCCTCCAACTCCTCGTCCCGGAAGCCGTGGCCGAGCGGCGAGCCCTCGGTGGGCAGGTTGTCCAAGTAGTGGGCGGAGGCGTACTTCGCGGTCTTCAGCGCGTACTCGGCACTGGTACCGCCGACGACGATCGCCAGGTGGTACGGCGGACAGGCGGCCGTACCGAGCGAGCGGATCTTCTCCTCCAGGAACTTCATCATGGCGGACTCGTTCAGGACGGCCTTCGTCTCCTGGTAGAGG contains:
- a CDS encoding fumarate hydratase is translated as MPSSSTRPAFEYTDLLPQGEDTTPYRLVTSEGVSTVEGPDGRTFLTVEPEALRKLAAEAVHDIQHYLRPAHLAQLRRIVDDPEASSNDKFVALDLLKNANIAAAGVLPMCQDTGTAIVMGKRGQNVLTEGEDDKHLSHGIHDAYTKLNLRYSQMAPLTMWEEKNTGSNLPAQIELYATDGGAYKFLFMAKGGGSANKSFLYQETKAVLNESAMMKFLEEKIRSLGTAACPPYHLAIVVGGTSAEYALKTAKYASAHYLDNLPTEGSPLGHGFRDEELEEKVFELTQKIGIGAQFGGKYFCHDVRVVRLPRHGASCPVAIAVSCSADRQALAKITPEGVFLEQLEKDPARFLPETTDEHLDESSDVVRIDLNQPMETVLAELTKYPVKTRLSLTGPLVVARDIAHAKIKERLDAGEEMPQYLKDHPVYYAGPAKTPEGYASGSFGPTTAGRMDSYVAQFQAAGGSKVMLAKGNRSKQVTDACHAHGGFYLGSIGGPAARLAQDCIKKVEVLEYEELGMEAIWKIEVEDFPAFIVVDDKGNDFFQNPAPQPTFTNIPVRGPGLG